The following proteins are co-located in the Pseudomonas sp. ATCC 13867 genome:
- a CDS encoding methionine ABC transporter permease, protein MNAFFENLGFVNIDWSEILQASIDTFWMLGGSLLFTIVLGLPLGVLLFLTGPRQMFENRAVYALLSFVVNVLRSLPFIILLIVMIPFTVLVTGTSLGVAGAIPPLVVGATPFFARLVETALREVDKGIIEATQAMGASTRQIIWNALLPEARPGIIAAVTVTAITLVSYTAMAGVVGAGGLGDLAIRFGYQRFQTDVMVVTVVMLLVLVQILQTVGDKLVVHYSRK, encoded by the coding sequence ATGAATGCTTTCTTTGAAAACCTGGGCTTTGTGAATATCGACTGGTCCGAGATCCTCCAGGCCAGCATCGACACCTTCTGGATGCTCGGCGGTTCGCTGTTGTTCACCATCGTCCTGGGCCTGCCGCTGGGCGTGCTGCTGTTCCTCACCGGGCCCAGGCAGATGTTCGAGAACCGCGCGGTGTACGCCCTGCTGTCCTTCGTGGTGAACGTGCTGCGCTCGCTGCCCTTCATCATCCTGCTGATCGTGATGATCCCGTTCACCGTGCTGGTCACCGGCACCTCGCTGGGCGTCGCCGGGGCCATCCCGCCGCTGGTGGTGGGCGCCACGCCGTTCTTCGCGCGCCTGGTGGAAACCGCGCTGCGCGAGGTGGACAAGGGCATCATCGAAGCGACCCAGGCGATGGGCGCCAGCACCCGCCAGATCATCTGGAACGCGCTGCTGCCCGAGGCCCGTCCGGGCATCATCGCCGCCGTCACCGTCACCGCCATCACCCTGGTGTCCTACACCGCGATGGCCGGCGTGGTCGGCGCCGGCGGCCTCGGCGACCTGGCCATCCGCTTCGGCTACCAGCGTTTCCAGACCGACGTCATGGTGGTCACCGTGGTGATGCTGCTGGTGCTCGTACAGATCCTGCAGACCGTCGGCGACAAGCTGGTGGTCCACTATTCCCGCAAGTAA
- a CDS encoding amidase yields the protein MPPLHDLSAVELLALYRSHQLSPVEYFEHLIAHIERWEPHLCALYTFDPQRALEQARRSEARWIRCAPCGELDGVPVTIKELIATTGDPIPQGSAATLLQPATCDAPPAARMFEAGAILLGKTTVPDFGMLSSGLSSFHPLTRNPWDLRMNPGGSSAGAASAAAAGYGPLHIGTDIGGSVRLPAGWCGLVGFKPSLGRIPIDPYYSGRCAGPMTRTLDDAALMMQHLSRPDWRDATALPPTELDWHIQPADVRGLRLGLQLDPGCGLQPEPEVCAAVEAVARRFAAAGAEIVEVRPILDRELLEGLDHFWRARLWAELENLPAERQARVLPYIFQWAEGGAAVSGADAVRGFNRTFEIRRRAAAQFQDIDFLLSPTNQVAAFPAEFASPTNDPARPFEHIGFTVPWNMSEQPALSIHCDSTTEGMPIGLQIVGPRFADLEVLRLAKTWERWRGPVAHWPQPPRTG from the coding sequence ATGCCACCGTTGCACGACCTGTCCGCCGTCGAACTGCTGGCCCTGTACCGCTCGCACCAGCTCTCACCCGTCGAGTATTTCGAGCACCTGATCGCCCATATCGAGCGCTGGGAGCCGCACCTTTGCGCGCTCTACACCTTCGACCCGCAGCGCGCGCTGGAACAGGCGCGGCGCTCCGAGGCGCGCTGGATTCGCTGTGCCCCCTGCGGCGAGCTGGATGGCGTGCCGGTGACCATCAAGGAACTGATCGCCACCACCGGCGACCCGATTCCCCAGGGCAGCGCCGCCACCCTGCTGCAACCGGCGACCTGCGACGCGCCGCCCGCCGCGCGCATGTTCGAGGCCGGCGCGATCCTGCTGGGCAAGACCACGGTGCCGGACTTCGGCATGCTCTCCTCCGGGCTTTCCAGCTTCCACCCACTGACGCGCAACCCCTGGGACCTGCGCATGAACCCGGGCGGCTCCAGCGCCGGCGCCGCCTCGGCCGCAGCGGCAGGCTACGGGCCGCTGCACATCGGCACCGACATCGGCGGCTCGGTGCGCCTGCCCGCCGGCTGGTGCGGACTGGTCGGCTTCAAGCCGAGCCTCGGGCGGATTCCCATCGACCCGTACTACAGCGGGCGTTGCGCCGGGCCGATGACGCGCACCCTGGACGATGCGGCGCTGATGATGCAGCACCTGTCCCGCCCCGACTGGCGCGACGCCACCGCCCTGCCCCCGACGGAGCTGGACTGGCACATCCAGCCTGCCGACGTGCGCGGCCTGCGCCTTGGCCTGCAGCTCGACCCCGGCTGCGGCCTGCAACCCGAGCCCGAGGTGTGCGCCGCCGTGGAAGCCGTCGCACGGCGCTTCGCCGCCGCCGGCGCGGAGATCGTCGAAGTCCGGCCGATTCTCGACCGCGAGTTGCTGGAGGGGCTGGATCACTTCTGGCGCGCCCGTCTCTGGGCCGAACTGGAAAACCTGCCGGCCGAGCGCCAGGCCAGGGTGCTGCCTTATATCTTCCAATGGGCGGAGGGCGGCGCGGCGGTCTCCGGCGCCGACGCGGTGCGCGGCTTCAACCGCACCTTCGAGATACGCAGGCGCGCCGCCGCGCAGTTCCAGGACATCGACTTCCTGCTCTCGCCGACCAATCAGGTGGCCGCCTTCCCCGCCGAGTTCGCCTCGCCCACCAACGACCCGGCGCGGCCCTTCGAGCACATCGGCTTCACCGTGCCGTGGAACATGTCCGAGCAGCCGGCACTCTCGATCCACTGCGATTCCACCACCGAGGGCATGCCCATAGGCCTGCAGATCGTCGGCCCGCGCTTCGCCGACCTCGAGGTGCTGCGCCTGGCCAAGACCTGGGAGCGCTGGCGCGGTCCCGTCGCGCATTGGCCTCAGCCTCCGCGTACCGGCTAA
- a CDS encoding ExbD/TolR family protein: MAFSTQDSDEVLSEINVTPLVDVMLVLLVVFIVTAPLLTNAIPINLPKTEAVAPPEQKDPLVVSIDGTGKWFINKDEIQPELLQGNLAAAKAKDAEVRVQLQADETVNYGQVAKAMASIEKAGITRLAVITAR; the protein is encoded by the coding sequence ATGGCCTTCTCGACCCAGGACAGCGACGAGGTTCTCTCCGAGATCAACGTGACCCCGCTGGTGGACGTGATGCTGGTGCTGCTGGTGGTGTTCATCGTCACCGCGCCGCTGCTGACCAACGCCATCCCGATCAACCTGCCGAAGACCGAGGCGGTGGCCCCGCCGGAGCAGAAGGACCCGCTGGTGGTGAGCATCGACGGTACCGGCAAGTGGTTCATCAACAAGGACGAGATCCAGCCGGAGCTGCTGCAAGGCAACCTGGCGGCGGCCAAGGCCAAGGATGCCGAAGTCCGTGTGCAACTGCAGGCCGACGAGACCGTGAACTACGGCCAGGTGGCCAAGGCCATGGCCTCCATCGAGAAGGCGGGCATTACCAGACTGGCGGTGATCACCGCGCGCTGA
- a CDS encoding MotA/TolQ/ExbB proton channel family protein: protein MSLPVSPLESVEGAVIWLLVGFSVVTWALALVKGVQFTRQKSQDKRFQKQFWSATSLESAGDQAAGKPGAGARVAQAGFAAIQVQDHGQPDLAQSINHQDRLERALRQQIQRERRSLESGLAVLASIGSTSPFIGLFGTVWGIMEALKGISAAGSASLETVAGPIGSALIATGVGIAVAVPAVLVYNYFLRRLKLTAADLDDFAHDFYSLAQKSAFRVVSLPIAARKPAAGASVKEAS, encoded by the coding sequence ATGAGTCTGCCCGTAAGCCCCCTGGAATCCGTCGAAGGCGCAGTCATCTGGCTGCTGGTCGGCTTCTCCGTTGTCACCTGGGCGCTGGCCCTGGTGAAAGGCGTCCAGTTCACCCGCCAGAAGTCCCAGGACAAACGCTTCCAGAAGCAGTTCTGGAGCGCCACCAGCCTCGAATCGGCCGGTGACCAGGCCGCCGGCAAGCCCGGCGCCGGAGCCCGCGTGGCCCAGGCCGGTTTCGCCGCCATCCAGGTGCAGGACCACGGCCAGCCGGACCTGGCGCAGTCGATCAACCACCAGGACCGCCTCGAACGCGCCCTGCGCCAGCAGATCCAGCGTGAGCGCCGCTCCCTGGAATCCGGCCTGGCGGTGCTCGCCTCGATCGGCTCCACCTCGCCCTTCATCGGCCTGTTCGGCACCGTGTGGGGCATCATGGAAGCGCTCAAGGGCATCAGCGCGGCCGGCTCCGCCAGCCTCGAAACCGTCGCCGGCCCCATCGGCAGCGCGCTGATCGCTACCGGCGTGGGCATCGCCGTCGCCGTGCCGGCGGTACTGGTCTACAACTACTTCCTCCGTCGCCTGAAGCTCACCGCGGCCGACCTCGACGACTTCGCCCACGACTTCTACAGCCTCGCGCAGAAGAGCGCCTTCCGCGTCGTCAGCCTGCCCATCGCCGCGCGCAAACCGGCTGCCGGCGCCAGCGTGAAGGAGGCGAGCTGA
- a CDS encoding MetQ/NlpA family ABC transporter substrate-binding protein encodes MKKLLAAFAAVAAISAPLAQATDSLTVAATPVPHAEILNFVKPMLAKEGVELKVKEFTDYVQPNTQVAEKRLDANFFQHQPYLDEFNKSKGTHLVAVTGVHIEPLGVYSSKIKKLDELPAGATVVIPNDATNGGRALLLLDKAGVIKLKDNTSITATPKDIVENPKSIKVRELEAATLPRVLTQVDLALINTNYALEAKLNPTKDALAIEGADSPYVNILVARPDNKDSAAMQKLAAALHSPEVKQFILEKYKGAVVPAF; translated from the coding sequence ATGAAAAAACTGCTCGCCGCTTTCGCCGCCGTCGCAGCCATCTCCGCCCCGCTGGCCCAGGCCACCGACAGCCTGACCGTCGCCGCCACCCCGGTGCCGCACGCCGAGATCCTCAACTTCGTCAAACCCATGCTGGCCAAAGAAGGCGTGGAACTGAAGGTCAAGGAGTTCACCGACTACGTGCAGCCCAACACCCAGGTGGCCGAGAAGCGCCTGGACGCCAACTTCTTCCAGCACCAGCCGTATCTGGATGAGTTCAACAAGTCCAAGGGCACCCACCTGGTGGCCGTGACCGGCGTGCACATCGAGCCGCTGGGCGTCTACTCCAGCAAGATCAAGAAGCTCGACGAGCTGCCGGCCGGCGCCACCGTGGTCATCCCCAACGACGCCACTAACGGCGGCCGCGCCCTGCTGCTGCTGGACAAGGCCGGTGTGATCAAGCTCAAGGACAACACGTCCATCACCGCCACCCCGAAAGACATCGTCGAGAACCCGAAGAGCATCAAGGTGCGTGAACTGGAAGCGGCCACCCTGCCGCGCGTGCTGACCCAGGTCGACCTGGCCCTGATCAACACCAACTACGCCCTGGAAGCCAAGCTGAACCCCACCAAGGACGCGCTGGCCATCGAAGGCGCCGACTCGCCCTACGTGAACATCCTGGTTGCCCGCCCGGACAACAAGGACAGCGCCGCCATGCAGAAACTGGCCGCCGCCCTGCACAGCCCTGAGGTGAAGCAGTTCATCCTCGAGAAGTACAAGGGCGCCGTGGTTCCGGCGTTCTGA
- a CDS encoding gamma-glutamylcyclotransferase, translated as MTSSPASEGPFYPPTLGVPERFTPAQLRASLDITMSEHGAGPVWLFAYGSLIWRPEFPVAEARRARVHGYHRGLYLWSLTHRGTPEAPGLVLGLDRGGSCAGFAFRLPDDNLDANLYALWEREMPYASYRPEWLSCRLDDGSRVRALGFVLERHLPSYAGSLPDNIVQHVLDSAQGHFGTTRDYVEQTARALRDYAMPDLNLEGILARCCPLRRVQD; from the coding sequence ATGACATCGTCTCCCGCTTCGGAAGGCCCGTTCTATCCGCCGACACTGGGGGTGCCGGAACGCTTCACACCCGCACAGCTACGCGCCTCGCTCGACATCACCATGAGCGAACACGGCGCCGGCCCGGTGTGGCTGTTCGCCTACGGCTCGCTGATCTGGCGCCCGGAGTTCCCGGTGGCCGAGGCACGCCGCGCACGGGTGCATGGCTACCATCGCGGCCTCTACCTGTGGTCCCTCACCCATCGCGGCACACCGGAGGCACCGGGGCTGGTGTTGGGCCTGGATCGCGGCGGTTCCTGTGCCGGCTTCGCCTTCCGCCTGCCTGACGACAACCTCGACGCCAACCTCTACGCGCTCTGGGAGCGGGAGATGCCCTACGCCTCCTACCGCCCGGAATGGCTGAGCTGCCGCCTCGACGACGGCAGTCGCGTGCGCGCCCTGGGCTTCGTCCTCGAACGCCACCTGCCCAGCTACGCCGGTTCCCTGCCCGACAACATCGTCCAGCACGTGCTCGACAGTGCCCAAGGCCACTTCGGCACCACCCGCGACTACGTCGAGCAGACCGCCCGCGCCCTGCGCGACTACGCCATGCCCGACCTCAACCTGGAAGGCATCCTGGCGCGCTGCTGCCCGCTGCGCCGGGTGCAGGACTGA
- a CDS encoding energy transducer TonB, giving the protein MAQSQHALAPDAFLRHVPGGNLVDLGRPLLHALELGRHVPAKARALSRREAVLLGLFALTLHGAVIYWLLSRQPTPQLPEVPPQVPPMTIEFTAPTPPVVEPPPPEPIPEPVVQEPPPPVVDENAVKPPPPKPVPKPKPKPVAKPKPAPNPVEQPAPPNAETPPPQPAPPAPAAPAPAPLTPPSASAGYLKNPAPEYPPLAQRRGWEGTVLLRVRVLASGSPSEIQVQKSSGRDALDNAAVRAVKRWSFVPAKRGDVAQDGWVSVPIDFKLH; this is encoded by the coding sequence ATGGCCCAATCCCAGCATGCCCTCGCGCCGGATGCCTTCCTGCGCCACGTGCCCGGCGGCAACCTGGTCGATCTCGGCCGTCCACTGCTCCACGCGTTGGAACTGGGCCGCCATGTGCCGGCGAAAGCCCGCGCACTGAGCCGCCGCGAAGCCGTCCTGCTCGGTCTGTTCGCGCTTACGCTGCACGGCGCGGTGATCTACTGGCTGCTGAGCCGGCAGCCCACCCCGCAACTGCCGGAGGTGCCGCCACAGGTCCCGCCGATGACCATCGAATTCACCGCACCCACTCCGCCGGTGGTCGAGCCACCACCGCCCGAGCCGATTCCCGAGCCGGTGGTGCAGGAGCCGCCGCCCCCCGTGGTGGACGAGAACGCGGTGAAACCGCCGCCGCCCAAGCCGGTCCCGAAACCCAAGCCGAAACCGGTCGCCAAGCCCAAGCCGGCGCCCAATCCCGTCGAGCAGCCCGCGCCGCCCAACGCCGAAACCCCGCCGCCACAACCGGCACCGCCCGCCCCGGCGGCACCGGCTCCGGCCCCGCTGACGCCGCCCTCGGCCAGCGCCGGTTACCTGAAGAACCCGGCGCCGGAATACCCGCCCCTGGCCCAGCGCCGTGGCTGGGAAGGCACCGTGCTGCTGCGCGTGCGCGTGCTCGCCAGCGGTAGCCCGAGCGAGATCCAGGTGCAGAAGAGCAGCGGCCGCGACGCCCTGGACAATGCCGCGGTGCGCGCGGTGAAACGCTGGAGCTTCGTCCCCGCCAAGCGCGGCGACGTGGCCCAGGACGGCTGGGTCAGCGTACCCATCGACTTCAAATTGCATTGA
- the cls gene encoding cardiolipin synthase, with the protein MQYSAYIAHFLVLVQLLGIIAAVHAVLTVRTAQGAIAWATSLVFMPLLTLVPYLVFGRSRFDAYIGARRQANEEMHVAAAELDWRPWVEGALAARQYDGYKALKAMVELARMPTLANNHVRLLVNGKASFEAMFEAISAAKKVVLVQFFIIRDDALGQRLADLLLERAANGVDVFLLYDGIGSHALPGRYAERLRQGGVQVHAFSTGSGMLNRFQVNFRNHRKIVVVDGVRGFVGGHNVGVEYLGEKPPLSPWRDTHIELRGPAVACLQECFAEDWYWASHTLPTLILPKAYEESGMLCQVVPSGPADPQETCSLFFVEAINVAVERIWITTPYFVPDEAVAAALRLAVLRGVDVRILLPSRPDHRTVYAASSLYALEAVRAGIRIFRYQPGFLHQKVVLIDRDGAAVGSANLDNRSFRLNFEIMVVTVDEGFARDVERMLEADFEQSVEMNLDDRKRLHRLQQLGMRVARLVSPIL; encoded by the coding sequence ATGCAGTATTCCGCCTACATCGCCCACTTCCTGGTGCTGGTCCAGCTCCTGGGCATCATCGCCGCGGTGCATGCCGTACTCACCGTGCGTACGGCCCAGGGCGCCATCGCCTGGGCGACTTCGCTGGTATTCATGCCGCTGCTGACCCTGGTGCCCTACCTGGTGTTCGGCCGCAGCCGCTTCGACGCCTACATCGGCGCGCGCCGGCAGGCCAACGAGGAAATGCACGTGGCCGCCGCCGAACTGGACTGGCGGCCCTGGGTCGAGGGAGCCCTGGCGGCGCGCCAGTACGATGGCTACAAGGCGCTCAAGGCGATGGTCGAGCTGGCGCGCATGCCGACCCTGGCGAACAACCACGTGCGCCTGCTGGTGAACGGCAAGGCATCGTTCGAGGCGATGTTCGAGGCCATCTCCGCGGCAAAGAAAGTCGTGCTGGTGCAGTTCTTCATCATCCGCGACGACGCCCTCGGCCAACGCCTGGCCGACCTGCTGCTGGAGCGTGCGGCCAACGGCGTGGACGTGTTCCTGCTCTACGACGGCATCGGCAGCCACGCCCTGCCCGGCCGCTACGCCGAACGCCTGCGCCAGGGCGGCGTGCAGGTGCATGCCTTCAGCACCGGCAGCGGGATGCTCAACCGCTTCCAGGTGAACTTCCGCAACCACCGCAAGATCGTGGTGGTCGACGGTGTGCGCGGGTTCGTCGGCGGGCACAACGTCGGCGTCGAATACCTGGGCGAAAAGCCGCCGCTGTCGCCCTGGCGCGACACCCATATCGAACTGCGCGGCCCGGCGGTGGCGTGCCTGCAGGAGTGCTTCGCCGAAGACTGGTACTGGGCCAGCCACACGCTGCCGACGCTGATCCTGCCCAAGGCCTACGAAGAGTCGGGGATGCTCTGCCAGGTGGTACCCAGCGGCCCGGCGGACCCGCAGGAAACCTGCTCGCTGTTCTTCGTCGAGGCGATCAATGTGGCGGTGGAGCGCATCTGGATCACCACGCCGTACTTCGTGCCGGACGAGGCGGTGGCCGCCGCGCTGCGCCTGGCGGTGCTACGCGGGGTGGACGTGCGCATCCTGCTGCCGTCGCGGCCCGACCACAGGACGGTGTACGCCGCCTCCAGTCTCTACGCGCTGGAAGCCGTGCGCGCGGGCATCCGCATCTTCCGCTACCAGCCCGGATTCCTGCACCAGAAGGTGGTGCTGATCGACCGCGACGGCGCGGCGGTGGGCAGCGCCAACCTGGACAACCGCTCGTTCCGGCTGAACTTCGAAATCATGGTGGTGACCGTCGACGAAGGCTTCGCCCGGGACGTGGAGCGCATGCTGGAGGCGGACTTCGAACAGTCGGTGGAGATGAACCTGGACGACCGCAAGCGCCTGCACCGGTTGCAGCAGTTGGGCATGCGGGTGGCGCGGCTGGTGTCGCCGATTCTCTGA
- a CDS encoding methionine ABC transporter ATP-binding protein: MIEFHHVHKTYRVAGRDIPALQPTRLTIEGGQVFGLIGHSGAGKSTLLRLINRLEEPSGGRIVIDGEDITALDADGLRRFRQRVGMIFQHFNLLASKTVADNIAMPMKLAGTFSAAEITARVDELLARVGLEDHARKYPAQLSGGQKQRVGIARALACRPTILLCDEATSALDPQTTGQVLQLLAQINRELKLTIVLITHEMDVIRRVCDQVAVMDAGAIVEQGHVADVFLHPQHETTRRFVFEAERVDEDEQHDDFAHVPGRILRLTFRGEATYAPLLGTVARQTGVDYSILAGRIDRIKDQPYGQLTLSLVGGDIDAAVAQLNAAEVHVEVLRT, encoded by the coding sequence GTGATCGAATTCCACCACGTCCACAAGACCTATCGCGTCGCCGGACGCGATATACCGGCCCTGCAGCCGACCCGCCTGACCATCGAAGGCGGCCAGGTCTTCGGCCTGATCGGCCATTCCGGCGCCGGCAAGAGCACCCTGCTGCGCCTGATCAACCGCCTGGAAGAACCCAGCGGCGGACGCATCGTCATCGACGGCGAAGACATCACCGCCCTGGACGCCGACGGCCTGCGCCGTTTCCGCCAGCGCGTCGGGATGATCTTCCAGCACTTCAACCTGCTGGCCTCCAAGACCGTCGCCGACAACATCGCCATGCCGATGAAGCTCGCCGGCACCTTCAGCGCCGCCGAGATCACCGCGCGGGTGGACGAACTGCTCGCGCGCGTCGGCCTCGAGGACCACGCCCGCAAGTACCCCGCCCAGCTTTCCGGCGGCCAGAAGCAGCGCGTCGGCATCGCCCGCGCGCTGGCCTGCCGGCCGACCATCCTGCTCTGCGACGAGGCCACCAGCGCACTCGACCCGCAGACCACCGGCCAGGTCCTGCAACTGCTGGCCCAGATCAACCGCGAGCTGAAGCTGACCATCGTCCTGATCACCCACGAGATGGACGTGATCCGCCGTGTCTGCGACCAGGTGGCGGTGATGGACGCCGGCGCCATCGTCGAGCAGGGCCACGTCGCCGACGTGTTCCTCCATCCGCAGCACGAAACCACCCGCCGCTTCGTCTTCGAGGCCGAGCGCGTCGACGAGGACGAGCAGCACGACGACTTCGCCCACGTGCCGGGGCGCATCCTGCGCCTGACCTTCCGCGGCGAGGCGACCTACGCGCCGCTGCTGGGCACCGTCGCGCGCCAGACTGGCGTCGACTACAGCATCCTCGCGGGGCGTATCGACCGCATCAAGGACCAGCCCTACGGCCAGCTCACCCTGTCGCTGGTGGGCGGTGATATCGACGCTGCCGTGGCGCAGCTGAACGCCGCCGAAGTCCACGTCGAGGTGCTGCGCACATGA
- a CDS encoding alpha/beta hydrolase: MRNERIRYLIVPGWHGSEDAHWQSHWQRALPNATRVRQDDWISPQRADWIAELDREIRREPGRVVLIAHSLGCVTVAAWATRADRRALAQVAGALLVAPADVERETCHEALRNFAPIAAQSLPFPSVLVGSDNDTACSPQRALILGRAWGAETVILPAAGHINVKSGHGAWEAGYRHLYRLQYLIDQQSRQRA, from the coding sequence ATGCGCAACGAACGCATCCGCTACCTGATCGTGCCGGGCTGGCACGGCTCCGAGGACGCCCATTGGCAGAGCCACTGGCAGCGCGCCCTGCCCAATGCCACGCGGGTGCGGCAGGATGACTGGATCAGCCCGCAACGCGCCGACTGGATCGCCGAACTGGACCGCGAGATTCGCCGCGAGCCCGGCCGCGTGGTGCTGATCGCCCACAGCCTGGGCTGCGTGACCGTCGCCGCCTGGGCCACCCGCGCCGACCGCCGCGCATTGGCGCAGGTCGCCGGCGCCCTGCTGGTGGCGCCGGCGGACGTGGAGCGGGAAACCTGCCACGAGGCGCTGCGCAACTTCGCCCCCATCGCCGCACAATCGCTGCCCTTCCCCAGCGTGCTGGTGGGGTCGGACAACGATACCGCGTGCAGCCCGCAGCGCGCGCTGATCCTCGGCCGCGCCTGGGGCGCCGAGACGGTGATCCTGCCGGCGGCCGGGCACATCAACGTGAAATCCGGGCACGGCGCCTGGGAAGCCGGCTATCGTCATCTGTATCGCCTGCAGTATCTGATCGACCAGCAGTCGCGCCAGCGCGCCTGA
- the ahpF gene encoding alkyl hydroperoxide reductase subunit F, producing MLDATLKTQLKAYLEKVQQPFEIVASLDDSDKSREMSELLHEIVGLTDKITLREDGSDERKPSFALNRPGANIGLAFAGIPMGHEFTSLVLALLQVGGHPSKLDADVIEQIKGIQGSFEFETYFSLSCQNCPDVVQALNLMAVLNPNIRHVAIDGALFQEEVERRQVMAVPSIYLNGEVFGQGRMGVEEILAKIDTGAAAREAEKLSAKEEFDVLVVGGGPAGAAAAIYAARKGIRTGVAAERFGGQVLDTMAIENFISVTETEGPKLARQLEEHVKHYDVDIMNLQRASALIPAKTAGGLHEVQFEGGGSLKAKSVILATGARWREMGVPGEKEYKAKGVCFCPHCDGPLFKGKRVAVIGGGNSGVEAAIDLAGIVSHVTLLEFDSKLRADAVLQRKLFSLPNVEVITSALTSEVKGDGQKVTGLVYKDRNSEEFKSIDLEGIFVQIGLLPNSEWLKGTIELTPRGEIIVDARGETSLPGIFAAGDVTTVPYKQIVIAVGEGAKASLSAFDHLIRSSAPA from the coding sequence GCCTTTCGAAATCGTCGCGTCCCTCGATGACAGCGACAAATCCCGCGAGATGAGCGAGCTGCTGCACGAAATCGTCGGCCTGACCGACAAGATCACCCTGCGTGAAGATGGCAGCGACGAGCGCAAGCCGTCCTTCGCGCTGAACCGCCCGGGGGCGAACATCGGCCTGGCTTTCGCCGGCATCCCCATGGGCCACGAATTCACCTCCCTGGTGCTGGCGCTGCTGCAGGTCGGCGGCCACCCGTCCAAGCTCGACGCTGACGTCATCGAGCAGATCAAGGGCATCCAGGGTTCGTTCGAGTTCGAAACCTATTTCTCGCTGTCCTGCCAGAACTGCCCGGACGTGGTCCAGGCGCTGAACCTGATGGCCGTGCTCAACCCGAACATCCGCCACGTCGCCATCGACGGCGCCTTGTTCCAGGAAGAAGTCGAGCGCCGCCAGGTGATGGCTGTGCCGAGCATCTACCTCAACGGCGAAGTGTTCGGCCAGGGCCGCATGGGCGTGGAAGAAATCCTCGCCAAGATCGACACCGGCGCCGCTGCCCGCGAAGCCGAGAAGCTGTCGGCCAAGGAAGAGTTCGACGTGCTGGTCGTCGGCGGTGGCCCGGCGGGCGCCGCGGCGGCGATCTACGCCGCCCGCAAGGGCATCCGCACCGGCGTTGCCGCCGAGCGTTTCGGCGGCCAGGTGCTGGACACCATGGCCATCGAGAACTTCATCTCGGTGACCGAGACCGAAGGTCCGAAACTGGCTCGCCAGCTGGAAGAGCACGTCAAGCACTACGACGTCGACATCATGAACCTGCAGCGCGCCAGCGCGCTGATCCCGGCGAAGACCGCCGGCGGCCTGCACGAAGTGCAGTTCGAGGGCGGCGGCAGCCTCAAGGCCAAGTCGGTGATCCTGGCCACCGGCGCCCGCTGGCGCGAAATGGGCGTGCCGGGTGAGAAGGAATACAAGGCCAAGGGCGTGTGCTTCTGCCCGCACTGCGACGGCCCGCTGTTCAAGGGCAAGCGCGTGGCGGTGATCGGCGGCGGCAACTCCGGTGTCGAGGCGGCCATCGACCTGGCCGGCATCGTGTCCCACGTGACCCTGCTGGAGTTCGACAGCAAGCTGCGCGCCGACGCCGTACTGCAACGCAAGCTGTTCAGCCTGCCGAACGTGGAAGTGATCACCAGCGCGCTGACCAGCGAAGTGAAAGGCGATGGCCAGAAGGTCACCGGCCTGGTCTACAAGGACCGCAACTCGGAAGAGTTCAAGTCCATCGATCTGGAAGGCATCTTCGTGCAGATCGGCCTGCTGCCCAACAGCGAATGGCTCAAGGGCACCATCGAGCTGACCCCGCGTGGCGAGATCATCGTCGACGCTCGCGGCGAGACCTCGCTGCCGGGCATCTTCGCCGCCGGTGACGTGACCACCGTACCGTACAAGCAGATCGTGATCGCGGTCGGCGAAGGCGCCAAGGCGTCGCTCTCCGCCTTCGACCACCTGATCCGCTCCTCCGCGCCAGCCTGA